Below is a genomic region from Sorghum bicolor cultivar BTx623 chromosome 9, Sorghum_bicolor_NCBIv3, whole genome shotgun sequence.
TAGACTAtaagaccagtctcaatgcatagttttatgatatagttaccaagactataaactaggtaactgagccatatgagtttcgttgggatgaaactcctctctctctGATGAAACTCAtttatttaatgaccctgccaagtcagcaattttgcctATGTGACAtcctatttaatatgcatgacactcctatgaaacatgcattgagactggcctaaaatTCAAGTTGCAATCGCACACATTTTTATGTTAGCTAATTAATATACTACTAATTAGAATTTTGCTTTAACATGTCTCATGACTTTTGTTAGGGAATGCCATACAACTAGCTTTATTGATTCATGATCTAAATGACTCATCAACCCaaatacaattatttttcaaattaaAAGCTCGCCTAGCTAGATCATGCCTAACTCAGTTCACATCCTCGACACTGTTTGATGGAAAGATCGATGAAGTCCCTCTATAACGAATAGCACTCATCATAAATCGCTGCCGCCGAAGTTGCCAAAGATCCTCCGTTCTCTGTTGTTTCAACCACCATCAAACAATATCATTGAACGATCACCCTACTTGCGCCAAGATTTTAGCCAACAACAGGCCATCCTTTAGTGCATACGCCTCCGCCACATGTACATCAGCTACATGGGAGATGAAATTGTTGGATGTCGCCACAAAATTTCCCCAACAATCCCTGATGATCACTCACGTGCTACCTCCTCCGATCACCAGATCAAAAGATGCATCCACGTTTACCATAAGATTTCTTTCCAGTGGCTAACCTGTCCAGGAGTTTGCACCTTCATCGACAACATGTAGTTGGTTGCAAGCGTGGCAATAGCTAAAGCTGATCGGTGTGTCCTTTGAACATTCTCTCCATGAGCTATCTGTCTTCTTTCCCACCACAAGTACCAGCTACATGTGATGATTAATTCCGCAAACCCCACACCATTCAGGTTCTTAACTGATCCCCCATCGAATTACTTTTTCTAACGATATGGAACCTGATCTGTCAACCCTCATAATGTTTTCAATCTTGCTCCATAGCCCTAGCTGCATCCACACTTCTTTTGATTTCTCACACAGAAACATCATATGCTTGATATCTTCACATCTGACAAGGAAGCTGGACATCCTCCAACATTGGTATATGTCTATTTGCAAGTATTGCATGCCCAGCAAGGAACAACCCCATGTAGAACTCTCCATCCAAAGATTTTGATTTTTCGCAAAATCTTCAGCTTCCATAGTTTCTTCCAAATTGTCTGTTCGCttggctgaaagtactgttcgctgatttgttatgagagaaaaatattatctaCAAATTCGgtagataagctcaaacgatcAGGCTCAGGGATGAGCTCACTGCTTGCACAATTGCACTCACTGTCACCTGGTTCCTACCAAAATTGTGGACCCATTGGCTATGATATGTTGATCCAGCAGAGAATAGTCTATTTCGGTTGTGACAACATACAAGTACATCTtctcttaggtcttgtttgaatGTAGTCGAATTTATACCAGTCCACATGTATTAGAGTGTATTAGAGTAAAGCTTGAACTACCCTAACACACATGGATTAAGATGAATCCAATAACATTACAAAGCCTTAGTAATCATATTTGTTTATTTAGTATACATAATAAAATTCTTATCGGAAACATTCTCAAAACATCACCATATGTTTTGGAAAATCATTTATGATCCAAACATCGTTACTTTGGTTTAtgctaatttattataagagaaaaacaatATTTGTTTGCTGAAAAGTACTGTTACAGTAGTACCAAAGAACACAGTGATAgttttcaatttttttcattCCTTTGTTTTCCCCATAACACACCTGTTCTACTCCCGTACTTGATTCCTCCCTCTATTTTGCATTACTTTGTTCAAAATAGACCCTAATTTTATAAACATCTGAATTCGGTCCCACTATTAAAACAGGCTCAAAAATCGTTTCACTGTGTTCTGTCCCCGCCTCcacgattcggcgcttttcaagCTCCCGCCCTTCGGCCTTCATTCATGTACTACATGAGCCCGATAGCATGGGCGGATACACCGGTATTTCTGGTATTGCCAGGAATACCCAACTTTTTTATGCACTAAGTATATATaggtatatttatatatatgtatatcaaaTATATTAGTATTTCTATATTTAGCAAATAAAATTTATCTCTCATTCTTTTTAATATAtacttgtatttattttttcacACAGGTTCTATGTTAGCTCGATTACCGAAATTATTCTATTTTGTTGTTTCTACAAATGAGAACCTAATTATTTATCTTCAGACCACATACATATTGACTCATGTCACTAAATATTAGTACAAATCATATCTTATTtctaaactcttttccaaaataaggccttgtttagttcatccaaaaaccaaaaacttttttatcTAAACAAGGAAATATGCACATGGCAACATGTAtaataaaagtatttttttcatttgagtgaACGAGGCATGAGTGGGAGGCAATTCCATAATCCTCATTCCTAAATCTCTTACCCTAGCCGACCAAGTATGATGTGGTGGCGACACTGCTAGTTCCCAGTGTCCTAAGCTCCTGGCAGCGCGAGACATGCAACGCGGGCGCGGCCTCTATCTCTATGCTATGCTTACATGGTGACTGACGAGGGCACATGTTGATCATATAGTTAGAGGCAACAGCTGAATAATGACTCACCAAACACTAAACACTAACAAGAGAATACTCAAAATTCAAATGAACACGTTCGGCTCCAAGTCAGCGTGCGTCAGCCGACCAGGCCCTTCATGCAGTAGACGGTGATCACGAACCAGCCGAGCAGGAGCAGAGTGAACGCGGCCATGCCCAGGAGGAAGGACCAGCCGGCCATCAGGACGCCGACGCAGGAGACGACGGCGAACGGGAGGAAGGACCGGACAGCGGCCATGGGGTCCAGCCACCGGCCGCGCAGCCAGACGAGCGCCGCCAGGTTCAGCACGTTCCACCCCACGGAGCCGCCGTAGGCGAGCCGGTTCAGGCAGTCGGCCACGAACGAGTggctgttgcaggtgaagaggTTGTAGCACTTGTGCTCGAAGCGCCGCGCCGCCGACCGCAGCGCGTCGTCCCACGAGATCGCCGTCCCGGCCTCCGAGTGCTCGTGGGACCTCGCACACACGTGCGCCGCCAGGTTGGCAGGGAAGCAGCACTGGGTTGTCCACAGGCAACGCAGCAAAGAACCAACTCATTAGCTGT
It encodes:
- the LOC110430341 gene encoding protein REVERSION-TO-ETHYLENE SENSITIVITY1-like, whose amino-acid sequence is MDLEATAADEVFSSNDEMQTLWPLGQVDPKSARFPCCIVWTPLPVVSWLAPYIGHVGIAREDGTVLDFAGSNLVSVDDLAYGSVARCLQLDRAKCCFPANLAAHVCARSHEHSEAGTAISWDDALRSAARRFEHKCYNLFTCNSHSFVADCLNRLAYGGSVGWNVLNLAALVWLRGRWLDPMAAVRSFLPFAVVSCVGVLMAGWSFLLGMAAFTLLLLGWFVITVYCMKGLVG